A genomic stretch from Octopus sinensis linkage group LG14, ASM634580v1, whole genome shotgun sequence includes:
- the LOC115218739 gene encoding protocadherin beta-15-like isoform X5, with amino-acid sequence MFVKVFEFLFLLHICYGVDFIYYVKENKTPNTYLGNIGVDTHMIDSVPSSEQYLVRYSQLQQETNNNSQLFNVTSDGKLYTAKTLDAESLCKYNTECFETVDIAVRKGKSFVRILEIKVVIEDINDNQPEFEDKEISLQFYETDGKGTTRSIPNAIDKDVSVKNSQIIYELIKNMDDPFSLVVSKRVDGSSNLMITLENKLDREVKDKYLLQVIAKNGGSRGRNGNLSVQIFVTDVNDNRPVFSQKVYNITINNGHRKNVLVLTLSAKDFDSGRNGKITYHFSSKTSNIAKSYFQLNQLTGEIFLNEKFKPEEKKTYKLFIEARDGGSPPMSSITTVFVNVINQENNPPKVDVKFSESTGKTASISEGMEVGSFIAYVKVVDNDIGLNGQVTCDLRHDKLQLQSLSKKKYKVIVKNPVDRETQNHMDFIISCEDKGTPRLRTQKRFTIKVMDVNDVRPQFTKDTFKFLTYENEKPNFPIGLINVTDSDLGPGGQLTYILLNDSKYNLPFKISDFGFITTTQSLDHEQQSLYSFHVLVKDNGVPSLSNTAKINVEVMDENDNAPYFTFPNVNPFSLDVHYHPQSENDITVLRASDRDSRQNAFLKYEIHQGNNRQLFMINSYTGVLSFSRPVYQNDAGTYNLKFIVKDSGTPVLSATTTLSLTLTVSNKTSTMYTAVNVKSDDKIHINLFIIIIVAAVTVSVVLVVSITICIIRRNNQRNSTYTDAVDFNMKISGKNEDSEFLSEQLSSQYDVPVTKTQTCKSTNSLSLIPTGGPHYRYESNRERKSSTARIPQQATTEATHQCLH; translated from the coding sequence ATGTTTGTCAaagtatttgaatttttatttctgCTGCACATCTGTTACGGCGtcgattttatatattatgttaaagaaaataaaacaccaaATACTTACCTCGGAAATATTGGTGTTGATACTCATATGATAGATTCTGTTCCTTCAAGTGAACAATATCTTGTCAGATATAGTCAACTGCAACAAGAGACCAATAATAATTCACAACTATTTAATGTTACGAGTGATGGAAAGCTTTACACGGCCAAAACATTGGATGCAGAGTCACTATGTAAATATAATACAGAGTGTTTTGAAACTGTAGACATTGCTGTACGTAAAGGAAAGTCTTTTGTTAGAATCCTCGAAATTAAAGTAGTTATTGAGGATATCAATGACAATCAACCAGAATTCGAAGACAAAGAAATTAGTCTTCAGTTTTATGAAACTGATGGTAAAGGAACCACACGATCAATCCCAAATGCCATTGACAAAGATGTTAGCGTGAAAAATTCTCAGATAATTTATGAGCTGATAAAAAACATGGATGATCCATTTAGTTTGGTTGTTTCCAAAAGAGTAGATGGCTCTTCAAATCTTATGATAACTTTAGAAAATAAATTGGATAGAGAAGTAAAGGATAAATACTTACTTCAAGTTATTGCCAAAAATGGTGGTTCTAGAGGAAGGAATGGAAATCTGAGTGTTCAAATCTTTGTTACAGATGTCAATGATAACAGGCCTGTTTTCTCACAGAAAGTctacaatattacaataaataatgGGCACCGGAAGAATGTATTAGTTCTTACCTTATCTGCAAAAGATTTCGATTCCGGTAGAAATGGTAAAATAACATATCATTTTAGCTCAAAAACGTCCAACATAGCAAAATCTTACTTTCAGTTAAATCAGCTTACTGGAgaaatatttcttaatgaaaaatttaaaccagaggaaaaaaaaacttacaaattATTCATTGAAGCTCGTGATGGAGGTAGTCCTCCCATGAGTTCAATAACTACTGTCTTCGTGAATGTTATCAATCAAGAAAACAACCCACCAAAAGTTGATGTAAAGTTCTCAGAATCAACTGGAAAAACTGCCTCGATTTCCGAGGGAATGGAAGTTGGGAGTTTCATTGCCTACGTAAAAGTTGTTGACAATGATATTGGTCTAAATGGACAAGTAACTTGTGATCTTCGACATGATAAACTACAATTGCAGAGTCTTAGCAAGAAGAAATACAAAGTTATTGTGAAAAATCCAGTTGACAGAgaaactcaaaaccacatggacTTTATTATTTCTTGTGAAGACAAAGGGACTCCACGTCTTCGAACGCAAAAGAGATTTACTATCAAAGTGATGGACGTCAACGATGTGCGACCACAATTTACAAAAGATACATTCAAATTTCTTACTTATGAAAATGAGAAACCAAACTTTCCTATAGGTTTGATAAATGTTACAGACTCGGACCTAGGACCTGGAGGTCAGTTGACATATATTCTTCTAAATGATAGCAAATATAAccttcctttcaaaatttctgattttgGATTTATCACCACAACTCAGTCACTGGATCATGAGCAGCAAAGTCTTTATTCATTCCATGTTTTGGTCAAGGACAATGGAGTACCATCCCTCAGTAACAcagcaaaaataaatgttgaagtcATGGACGAGAATGATAACGCCCCTTATTTTACTTTCCCAAATGTTAACCCTTTTAGTTTAGATGTCCATTATCATCCACAGAGTGAAAATGATATTACAGTGTTAAGGGCCTCTGACAGAGACAGCAGGCAGAATGCCTTTCTAAAGTATGAAATACATCAAGGGAATAATCGTCAGTTGTTTATGATAAACTCCTACACAGGTGTTTTGTCTTTCTCTCGGccagtttaccaaaatgatgctgGGACATATAATCTCAAATTTATAGTTAAAGACAGTGGTACTCCTGTTTTATCAGCCACCACTACCTTATCCTTAACTTTAACTGTTagcaataaaacatcaactatgtATACTGCTGTTAATGTTAAATCAGATGACAAAATACATATCAAtctattcattatcattattgtggcAGCAGTAACTGTGTCTGTTGTACTCGTAGTCTCCATAACAATATGCATCATCCGGAGAAATAACCAAAGAAATTCTACATACACTGATGCAGTTGACTTCAATATGAAAATATCTGGTAAAAATGAGGACTCTGAGTTTCTCAGTGAACAATTGTCTTCTCAATATGATGTTCCAGTGACCAAAACTCAAACCTGCAAAAGTACCAATTCTTTATCTTTAATTCCAACTGGTGGACCACATTACAGATATGAATCAAATCGTGAGAGGAAAAGTTCAACAGCAAGAATTCCCCAACAAGCAACCACAGAAGCAACACACCag
- the LOC115218739 gene encoding protocadherin beta-15-like isoform X2 yields the protein MFVKVFEFLFLLHICYGVDFIYYVKENKTPNTYLGNIGVDTHMIDSVPSSEQYLVRYSQLQQETNNNSQLFNVTSDGKLYTAKTLDAESLCKYNTECFETVDIAVRKGKSFVRILEIKVVIEDINDNQPEFEDKEISLQFYETDGKGTTRSIPNAIDKDVSVKNSQIIYELIKNMDDPFSLVVSKRVDGSSNLMITLENKLDREVKDKYLLQVIAKNGGSRGRNGNLSVQIFVTDVNDNRPVFSQKVYNITINNGHRKNVLVLTLSAKDFDSGRNGKITYHFSSKTSNIAKSYFQLNQLTGEIFLNEKFKPEEKKTYKLFIEARDGGSPPMSSITTVFVNVINQENNPPKVDVKFSESTGKTASISEGMEVGSFIAYVKVVDNDIGLNGQVTCDLRHDKLQLQSLSKKKYKVIVKNPVDRETQNHMDFIISCEDKGTPRLRTQKRFTIKVMDVNDVRPQFTKDTFKFLTYENEKPNFPIGLINVTDSDLGPGGQLTYILLNDSKYNLPFKISDFGFITTTQSLDHEQQSLYSFHVLVKDNGVPSLSNTAKINVEVMDENDNAPYFTFPNVNPFSLDVHYHPQSENDITVLRASDRDSRQNAFLKYEIHQGNNRQLFMINSYTGVLSFSRPVYQNDAGTYNLKFIVKDSGTPVLSATTTLSLTLTVSNKTSTMYTAVNVKSDDKIHINLFIIIIVAAVTVSVVLVVSITICIIRRNNQRNSTYTDAVDFNMKISGKNEDSEFLSEQLSSQYDVPVTKTQTCKSTNSLSLIPTGGPHYRYESNRERKSSTARIPQQATTEATHQGSTHDPLFFCFRTSKTGRSKGERYSQTNDLA from the coding sequence ATGTTTGTCAaagtatttgaatttttatttctgCTGCACATCTGTTACGGCGtcgattttatatattatgttaaagaaaataaaacaccaaATACTTACCTCGGAAATATTGGTGTTGATACTCATATGATAGATTCTGTTCCTTCAAGTGAACAATATCTTGTCAGATATAGTCAACTGCAACAAGAGACCAATAATAATTCACAACTATTTAATGTTACGAGTGATGGAAAGCTTTACACGGCCAAAACATTGGATGCAGAGTCACTATGTAAATATAATACAGAGTGTTTTGAAACTGTAGACATTGCTGTACGTAAAGGAAAGTCTTTTGTTAGAATCCTCGAAATTAAAGTAGTTATTGAGGATATCAATGACAATCAACCAGAATTCGAAGACAAAGAAATTAGTCTTCAGTTTTATGAAACTGATGGTAAAGGAACCACACGATCAATCCCAAATGCCATTGACAAAGATGTTAGCGTGAAAAATTCTCAGATAATTTATGAGCTGATAAAAAACATGGATGATCCATTTAGTTTGGTTGTTTCCAAAAGAGTAGATGGCTCTTCAAATCTTATGATAACTTTAGAAAATAAATTGGATAGAGAAGTAAAGGATAAATACTTACTTCAAGTTATTGCCAAAAATGGTGGTTCTAGAGGAAGGAATGGAAATCTGAGTGTTCAAATCTTTGTTACAGATGTCAATGATAACAGGCCTGTTTTCTCACAGAAAGTctacaatattacaataaataatgGGCACCGGAAGAATGTATTAGTTCTTACCTTATCTGCAAAAGATTTCGATTCCGGTAGAAATGGTAAAATAACATATCATTTTAGCTCAAAAACGTCCAACATAGCAAAATCTTACTTTCAGTTAAATCAGCTTACTGGAgaaatatttcttaatgaaaaatttaaaccagaggaaaaaaaaacttacaaattATTCATTGAAGCTCGTGATGGAGGTAGTCCTCCCATGAGTTCAATAACTACTGTCTTCGTGAATGTTATCAATCAAGAAAACAACCCACCAAAAGTTGATGTAAAGTTCTCAGAATCAACTGGAAAAACTGCCTCGATTTCCGAGGGAATGGAAGTTGGGAGTTTCATTGCCTACGTAAAAGTTGTTGACAATGATATTGGTCTAAATGGACAAGTAACTTGTGATCTTCGACATGATAAACTACAATTGCAGAGTCTTAGCAAGAAGAAATACAAAGTTATTGTGAAAAATCCAGTTGACAGAgaaactcaaaaccacatggacTTTATTATTTCTTGTGAAGACAAAGGGACTCCACGTCTTCGAACGCAAAAGAGATTTACTATCAAAGTGATGGACGTCAACGATGTGCGACCACAATTTACAAAAGATACATTCAAATTTCTTACTTATGAAAATGAGAAACCAAACTTTCCTATAGGTTTGATAAATGTTACAGACTCGGACCTAGGACCTGGAGGTCAGTTGACATATATTCTTCTAAATGATAGCAAATATAAccttcctttcaaaatttctgattttgGATTTATCACCACAACTCAGTCACTGGATCATGAGCAGCAAAGTCTTTATTCATTCCATGTTTTGGTCAAGGACAATGGAGTACCATCCCTCAGTAACAcagcaaaaataaatgttgaagtcATGGACGAGAATGATAACGCCCCTTATTTTACTTTCCCAAATGTTAACCCTTTTAGTTTAGATGTCCATTATCATCCACAGAGTGAAAATGATATTACAGTGTTAAGGGCCTCTGACAGAGACAGCAGGCAGAATGCCTTTCTAAAGTATGAAATACATCAAGGGAATAATCGTCAGTTGTTTATGATAAACTCCTACACAGGTGTTTTGTCTTTCTCTCGGccagtttaccaaaatgatgctgGGACATATAATCTCAAATTTATAGTTAAAGACAGTGGTACTCCTGTTTTATCAGCCACCACTACCTTATCCTTAACTTTAACTGTTagcaataaaacatcaactatgtATACTGCTGTTAATGTTAAATCAGATGACAAAATACATATCAAtctattcattatcattattgtggcAGCAGTAACTGTGTCTGTTGTACTCGTAGTCTCCATAACAATATGCATCATCCGGAGAAATAACCAAAGAAATTCTACATACACTGATGCAGTTGACTTCAATATGAAAATATCTGGTAAAAATGAGGACTCTGAGTTTCTCAGTGAACAATTGTCTTCTCAATATGATGTTCCAGTGACCAAAACTCAAACCTGCAAAAGTACCAATTCTTTATCTTTAATTCCAACTGGTGGACCACATTACAGATATGAATCAAATCGTGAGAGGAAAAGTTCAACAGCAAGAATTCCCCAACAAGCAACCACAGAAGCAACACACCag
- the LOC115218739 gene encoding protocadherin beta-15-like isoform X3, protein MFVKVFEFLFLLHICYGVDFIYYVKENKTPNTYLGNIGVDTHMIDSVPSSEQYLVRYSQLQQETNNNSQLFNVTSDGKLYTAKTLDAESLCKYNTECFETVDIAVRKGKSFVRILEIKVVIEDINDNQPEFEDKEISLQFYETDGKGTTRSIPNAIDKDVSVKNSQIIYELIKNMDDPFSLVVSKRVDGSSNLMITLENKLDREVKDKYLLQVIAKNGGSRGRNGNLSVQIFVTDVNDNRPVFSQKVYNITINNGHRKNVLVLTLSAKDFDSGRNGKITYHFSSKTSNIAKSYFQLNQLTGEIFLNEKFKPEEKKTYKLFIEARDGGSPPMSSITTVFVNVINQENNPPKVDVKFSESTGKTASISEGMEVGSFIAYVKVVDNDIGLNGQVTCDLRHDKLQLQSLSKKKYKVIVKNPVDRETQNHMDFIISCEDKGTPRLRTQKRFTIKVMDVNDVRPQFTKDTFKFLTYENEKPNFPIGLINVTDSDLGPGGQLTYILLNDSKYNLPFKISDFGFITTTQSLDHEQQSLYSFHVLVKDNGVPSLSNTAKINVEVMDENDNAPYFTFPNVNPFSLDVHYHPQSENDITVLRASDRDSRQNAFLKYEIHQGNNRQLFMINSYTGVLSFSRPVYQNDAGTYNLKFIVKDSGTPVLSATTTLSLTLTVSNKTSTMYTAVNVKSDDKIHINLFIIIIVAAVTVSVVLVVSITICIIRRNNQRNSTYTDAVDFNMKISGKNEDSEFLSEQLSSQYDVPVTKTQTCKSTNSLSLIPTGGPHYRYESNRERKSSTARIPQQATTEATHQVERPHGDPITGLW, encoded by the coding sequence ATGTTTGTCAaagtatttgaatttttatttctgCTGCACATCTGTTACGGCGtcgattttatatattatgttaaagaaaataaaacaccaaATACTTACCTCGGAAATATTGGTGTTGATACTCATATGATAGATTCTGTTCCTTCAAGTGAACAATATCTTGTCAGATATAGTCAACTGCAACAAGAGACCAATAATAATTCACAACTATTTAATGTTACGAGTGATGGAAAGCTTTACACGGCCAAAACATTGGATGCAGAGTCACTATGTAAATATAATACAGAGTGTTTTGAAACTGTAGACATTGCTGTACGTAAAGGAAAGTCTTTTGTTAGAATCCTCGAAATTAAAGTAGTTATTGAGGATATCAATGACAATCAACCAGAATTCGAAGACAAAGAAATTAGTCTTCAGTTTTATGAAACTGATGGTAAAGGAACCACACGATCAATCCCAAATGCCATTGACAAAGATGTTAGCGTGAAAAATTCTCAGATAATTTATGAGCTGATAAAAAACATGGATGATCCATTTAGTTTGGTTGTTTCCAAAAGAGTAGATGGCTCTTCAAATCTTATGATAACTTTAGAAAATAAATTGGATAGAGAAGTAAAGGATAAATACTTACTTCAAGTTATTGCCAAAAATGGTGGTTCTAGAGGAAGGAATGGAAATCTGAGTGTTCAAATCTTTGTTACAGATGTCAATGATAACAGGCCTGTTTTCTCACAGAAAGTctacaatattacaataaataatgGGCACCGGAAGAATGTATTAGTTCTTACCTTATCTGCAAAAGATTTCGATTCCGGTAGAAATGGTAAAATAACATATCATTTTAGCTCAAAAACGTCCAACATAGCAAAATCTTACTTTCAGTTAAATCAGCTTACTGGAgaaatatttcttaatgaaaaatttaaaccagaggaaaaaaaaacttacaaattATTCATTGAAGCTCGTGATGGAGGTAGTCCTCCCATGAGTTCAATAACTACTGTCTTCGTGAATGTTATCAATCAAGAAAACAACCCACCAAAAGTTGATGTAAAGTTCTCAGAATCAACTGGAAAAACTGCCTCGATTTCCGAGGGAATGGAAGTTGGGAGTTTCATTGCCTACGTAAAAGTTGTTGACAATGATATTGGTCTAAATGGACAAGTAACTTGTGATCTTCGACATGATAAACTACAATTGCAGAGTCTTAGCAAGAAGAAATACAAAGTTATTGTGAAAAATCCAGTTGACAGAgaaactcaaaaccacatggacTTTATTATTTCTTGTGAAGACAAAGGGACTCCACGTCTTCGAACGCAAAAGAGATTTACTATCAAAGTGATGGACGTCAACGATGTGCGACCACAATTTACAAAAGATACATTCAAATTTCTTACTTATGAAAATGAGAAACCAAACTTTCCTATAGGTTTGATAAATGTTACAGACTCGGACCTAGGACCTGGAGGTCAGTTGACATATATTCTTCTAAATGATAGCAAATATAAccttcctttcaaaatttctgattttgGATTTATCACCACAACTCAGTCACTGGATCATGAGCAGCAAAGTCTTTATTCATTCCATGTTTTGGTCAAGGACAATGGAGTACCATCCCTCAGTAACAcagcaaaaataaatgttgaagtcATGGACGAGAATGATAACGCCCCTTATTTTACTTTCCCAAATGTTAACCCTTTTAGTTTAGATGTCCATTATCATCCACAGAGTGAAAATGATATTACAGTGTTAAGGGCCTCTGACAGAGACAGCAGGCAGAATGCCTTTCTAAAGTATGAAATACATCAAGGGAATAATCGTCAGTTGTTTATGATAAACTCCTACACAGGTGTTTTGTCTTTCTCTCGGccagtttaccaaaatgatgctgGGACATATAATCTCAAATTTATAGTTAAAGACAGTGGTACTCCTGTTTTATCAGCCACCACTACCTTATCCTTAACTTTAACTGTTagcaataaaacatcaactatgtATACTGCTGTTAATGTTAAATCAGATGACAAAATACATATCAAtctattcattatcattattgtggcAGCAGTAACTGTGTCTGTTGTACTCGTAGTCTCCATAACAATATGCATCATCCGGAGAAATAACCAAAGAAATTCTACATACACTGATGCAGTTGACTTCAATATGAAAATATCTGGTAAAAATGAGGACTCTGAGTTTCTCAGTGAACAATTGTCTTCTCAATATGATGTTCCAGTGACCAAAACTCAAACCTGCAAAAGTACCAATTCTTTATCTTTAATTCCAACTGGTGGACCACATTACAGATATGAATCAAATCGTGAGAGGAAAAGTTCAACAGCAAGAATTCCCCAACAAGCAACCACAGAAGCAACACACCag
- the LOC115218739 gene encoding protocadherin beta-15-like isoform X4 has product MFVKVFEFLFLLHICYGVDFIYYVKENKTPNTYLGNIGVDTHMIDSVPSSEQYLVRYSQLQQETNNNSQLFNVTSDGKLYTAKTLDAESLCKYNTECFETVDIAVRKGKSFVRILEIKVVIEDINDNQPEFEDKEISLQFYETDGKGTTRSIPNAIDKDVSVKNSQIIYELIKNMDDPFSLVVSKRVDGSSNLMITLENKLDREVKDKYLLQVIAKNGGSRGRNGNLSVQIFVTDVNDNRPVFSQKVYNITINNGHRKNVLVLTLSAKDFDSGRNGKITYHFSSKTSNIAKSYFQLNQLTGEIFLNEKFKPEEKKTYKLFIEARDGGSPPMSSITTVFVNVINQENNPPKVDVKFSESTGKTASISEGMEVGSFIAYVKVVDNDIGLNGQVTCDLRHDKLQLQSLSKKKYKVIVKNPVDRETQNHMDFIISCEDKGTPRLRTQKRFTIKVMDVNDVRPQFTKDTFKFLTYENEKPNFPIGLINVTDSDLGPGGQLTYILLNDSKYNLPFKISDFGFITTTQSLDHEQQSLYSFHVLVKDNGVPSLSNTAKINVEVMDENDNAPYFTFPNVNPFSLDVHYHPQSENDITVLRASDRDSRQNAFLKYEIHQGNNRQLFMINSYTGVLSFSRPVYQNDAGTYNLKFIVKDSGTPVLSATTTLSLTLTVSNKTSTMYTAVNVKSDDKIHINLFIIIIVAAVTVSVVLVVSITICIIRRNNQRNSTYTDAVDFNMKISGKNEDSEFLSEQLSSQYDVPVTKTQTCKSTNSLSLIPTGGPHYRYESNRERKSSTARIPQQATTEATHQNLQDW; this is encoded by the coding sequence ATGTTTGTCAaagtatttgaatttttatttctgCTGCACATCTGTTACGGCGtcgattttatatattatgttaaagaaaataaaacaccaaATACTTACCTCGGAAATATTGGTGTTGATACTCATATGATAGATTCTGTTCCTTCAAGTGAACAATATCTTGTCAGATATAGTCAACTGCAACAAGAGACCAATAATAATTCACAACTATTTAATGTTACGAGTGATGGAAAGCTTTACACGGCCAAAACATTGGATGCAGAGTCACTATGTAAATATAATACAGAGTGTTTTGAAACTGTAGACATTGCTGTACGTAAAGGAAAGTCTTTTGTTAGAATCCTCGAAATTAAAGTAGTTATTGAGGATATCAATGACAATCAACCAGAATTCGAAGACAAAGAAATTAGTCTTCAGTTTTATGAAACTGATGGTAAAGGAACCACACGATCAATCCCAAATGCCATTGACAAAGATGTTAGCGTGAAAAATTCTCAGATAATTTATGAGCTGATAAAAAACATGGATGATCCATTTAGTTTGGTTGTTTCCAAAAGAGTAGATGGCTCTTCAAATCTTATGATAACTTTAGAAAATAAATTGGATAGAGAAGTAAAGGATAAATACTTACTTCAAGTTATTGCCAAAAATGGTGGTTCTAGAGGAAGGAATGGAAATCTGAGTGTTCAAATCTTTGTTACAGATGTCAATGATAACAGGCCTGTTTTCTCACAGAAAGTctacaatattacaataaataatgGGCACCGGAAGAATGTATTAGTTCTTACCTTATCTGCAAAAGATTTCGATTCCGGTAGAAATGGTAAAATAACATATCATTTTAGCTCAAAAACGTCCAACATAGCAAAATCTTACTTTCAGTTAAATCAGCTTACTGGAgaaatatttcttaatgaaaaatttaaaccagaggaaaaaaaaacttacaaattATTCATTGAAGCTCGTGATGGAGGTAGTCCTCCCATGAGTTCAATAACTACTGTCTTCGTGAATGTTATCAATCAAGAAAACAACCCACCAAAAGTTGATGTAAAGTTCTCAGAATCAACTGGAAAAACTGCCTCGATTTCCGAGGGAATGGAAGTTGGGAGTTTCATTGCCTACGTAAAAGTTGTTGACAATGATATTGGTCTAAATGGACAAGTAACTTGTGATCTTCGACATGATAAACTACAATTGCAGAGTCTTAGCAAGAAGAAATACAAAGTTATTGTGAAAAATCCAGTTGACAGAgaaactcaaaaccacatggacTTTATTATTTCTTGTGAAGACAAAGGGACTCCACGTCTTCGAACGCAAAAGAGATTTACTATCAAAGTGATGGACGTCAACGATGTGCGACCACAATTTACAAAAGATACATTCAAATTTCTTACTTATGAAAATGAGAAACCAAACTTTCCTATAGGTTTGATAAATGTTACAGACTCGGACCTAGGACCTGGAGGTCAGTTGACATATATTCTTCTAAATGATAGCAAATATAAccttcctttcaaaatttctgattttgGATTTATCACCACAACTCAGTCACTGGATCATGAGCAGCAAAGTCTTTATTCATTCCATGTTTTGGTCAAGGACAATGGAGTACCATCCCTCAGTAACAcagcaaaaataaatgttgaagtcATGGACGAGAATGATAACGCCCCTTATTTTACTTTCCCAAATGTTAACCCTTTTAGTTTAGATGTCCATTATCATCCACAGAGTGAAAATGATATTACAGTGTTAAGGGCCTCTGACAGAGACAGCAGGCAGAATGCCTTTCTAAAGTATGAAATACATCAAGGGAATAATCGTCAGTTGTTTATGATAAACTCCTACACAGGTGTTTTGTCTTTCTCTCGGccagtttaccaaaatgatgctgGGACATATAATCTCAAATTTATAGTTAAAGACAGTGGTACTCCTGTTTTATCAGCCACCACTACCTTATCCTTAACTTTAACTGTTagcaataaaacatcaactatgtATACTGCTGTTAATGTTAAATCAGATGACAAAATACATATCAAtctattcattatcattattgtggcAGCAGTAACTGTGTCTGTTGTACTCGTAGTCTCCATAACAATATGCATCATCCGGAGAAATAACCAAAGAAATTCTACATACACTGATGCAGTTGACTTCAATATGAAAATATCTGGTAAAAATGAGGACTCTGAGTTTCTCAGTGAACAATTGTCTTCTCAATATGATGTTCCAGTGACCAAAACTCAAACCTGCAAAAGTACCAATTCTTTATCTTTAATTCCAACTGGTGGACCACATTACAGATATGAATCAAATCGTGAGAGGAAAAGTTCAACAGCAAGAATTCCCCAACAAGCAACCACAGAAGCAACACACCag